The Juglans regia cultivar Chandler chromosome 2, Walnut 2.0, whole genome shotgun sequence genome includes a window with the following:
- the LOC109020678 gene encoding probable membrane-associated kinase regulator 2 has product MEAFSLLKYWRGAGGINSGGGGGGGGGGGDSLRAAGTTTIVTAVAQSSAGETDEDDDDDGPFFDLEFAVPDEDDDVEDADENESGEQEGTNRENESEEDEDEFDGGGDVDGEGEFNFTLASGSSIDRTDQNLSLSPSDDLFFKGRLVPIEPSSLVFNTSEPNSKPPQFPVSLLKSATKFRVSMLGLKKPKPSGNEAPKSETSEPVAAAPQPQPKKQNKEQPQQQQSKSLTVKFKVEEVPIVSLFTRDSSRSASAGNKAQKQNNVEESVSDEKRFSKEVMQKYLRKVKPLYFRVSKRYGEKLRVSGQLSLGAGAKAVPPSSKADQKPAPVKSEAEKAVAEPAASDQGLVNNVKMSQKLGNLPTGLRVVCKHLGKSRSASSSAVAAAPTAPVSSRRRDDSLLQQQDGIQGAILHCKRSFNASRDLESSLLSRSVSDPSSDKSSELAMKSSVEGKDGHSDQSP; this is encoded by the exons ATGGAAGCTTTTAGCTTGCTCAAGTATTGGAGAGGCGCCGGTGGCATCAACAGTGGCGGTGGCGGTGGCGGTGGCGGAGGTGGCGGAGATTCGTTACGCGCCGCCGGGACTACCACTATAGTCACCGCCGTTGCTCAAAGTAGTGCTGGGGAGACCGAcgaagacgacgacgacgacggaCCTTTTTTCGACTTAGAGTTCGCTGTTCCAGACGAAGATGACGATGTGGAAGATGCGGACGAAAACGAAAGCGGAGAACAAGAAGGAACCAACCGTGAGAACGAGAGCGAAGAAGACGAGGACGAGTTTGACGGCGGTGGGGACGTCGACGGTGAGGGAGAATTCAACTTCACGCTTGCCTCTGGGTCCAGCATTGACCGTACGGATCAGAATCTGTCGCTCTCTCCTTCTGATGATCTGTTCTTCAAGGGAAGGCTCGTGCCCATTGAGCCTTCTTCGCTCGTGTTCAACACCTCCGAACCCAATTCCAAGCCGCCCCAGTTTCCTGTCTCATTGTTGAAATCTGCCACGAAATTTCGAGTCTCCATGTTGGGCCTTAAGAAACCTAAACCGAGTGGAAATGAGGCTCCGAAATCAGAGACAAGTGAGCCTGTTGCCGCTGCTCCCCAACCAcagccaaaaaaacaaaacaaggaaCAACCACAACAGCAGCAGAGTAAGTCTTTAACTGTGAAGTTCAAGGTGGAGGAGGTACCCATAGTATCCCTGTTCACTAGAGACAGTTCGAGAAGCGCTTCAGCTGGTAACAAGGCGCAGAAGCAGAACAACGTGGAAGAGTCGGTTTCTGATGAGAAGCGCTTCTCAAAGGAGGTAATGCAAAAGTACTTGAGAAAGGTAAAACCTCTTTATTTTCGGGTTTCCAAAAGGTACGGCGAGAAGCTGAGGGTTTCCGGGCAGTTAAGCCTAGGTGCCGGTGCGAAGGCTGTACCTCCGTCTTCCAAGGCGGATCAGAAACCAGCTCCAGTGAAATCGGAAGCCGAGAAGGCTGTAGCAGAACCGGCGGCTTCTGATCAAGGTCTAGTTAACAATGTTAAGATGAGTCAGAAACTGGGCAATCTTCCGACGGGGCTGAGAGTGGTGTGTAAGCATTTGGGTAAGAGCCGGTCGGCTTCGTCGTCTGCGGTAGCGGCGGCGCCAACGGCGCCTGTGTCGTCGAGACGAAGAGATGATTCGCTGTTGCAGCAACAGGATGGAATCCAGGGTGCCATTCTGCATTGCAAAAGGTCCTTCAATGCCTCCAGAG ATTTGGAATCTTCTCTGCTATCACGTTCCGTAAGCGACCCGTCGAGCGACAAATCTTCAGAATTGGCCATGAAGTCATCGGTTGAAGGGAAAGATGGACACTCCGATCAATCTCCTTGA
- the LOC118347702 gene encoding uncharacterized protein LOC118347702, giving the protein MAPEIDQQVKPLAPKAYRFRSDEDEALYMQQRLHRRRCIKCCGCFTALFLILAVVMLVLAFTVFHIKDPVIRMNSVTLQQPVGAGALRATVIADVSVKNPNLVAFRYGNSTTTVYYRGEMVGEGTIPQGKAKARRTQRMNMTMYIMLDKILAVPSYNKDSNSGALPMSTFTKLSGSVKILKIKKKNVVVEMNCSFTYNVTSKAIFQDNKCNSCVRL; this is encoded by the coding sequence ATGGCGCCGGAAATAGATCAGCAAGTCAAGCCCTTAGCCCCCAAGGCCTACCGGTTCCGCAGCGACGAAGACGAAGCCCTTTACATGCAACAGAGACTCCACCGGAGAAGATGCATCAAGTGCTGTGGCTGCTTCACCGCCCTCTTTCTAATCCTGGCAGTCGTTATGTTAGTTCTCGCCTTCACCGTCTTTCACATCAAAGACCCGGTGATCAGGATGAACTCGGTGACACTCCAGCAGCCAGTTGGTGCCGGAGCTTTACGAGCCACGGTCATAGCTGATGTTTCTGTGAAAAACCCTAACCTAGTCGCGTTCAGATATGGCAACAGCACGACCACTGTTTATTATCGAGGGGAAATGGTGGGTGAGGGTACGATTCCACAGGGAAAGGCCAAAGCAAGGCGTACCCAAAGGATGAACATGACGATGTATATCATGCTCGACAAGATTTTGGCTGTTCCGAGCTATAATAAGGACTCGAATTCGGGAGCTTTGCCTATGAGCACCTTTACAAAACTCAGCGGCTCGGTGAAGAttctaaagataaaaaagaaaaatgtggtGGTGGAGATGAATTGCAGCTTTACCTACAATGTTACGAGCAAAGCGATATTCCAAGACAACAAATGTAATTCATGTGTTCGTCTATAG